A portion of the Tiliqua scincoides isolate rTilSci1 chromosome 3, rTilSci1.hap2, whole genome shotgun sequence genome contains these proteins:
- the LOC136645697 gene encoding interferon-induced GTP-binding protein Mx1-like, with protein sequence MSAKGKHQNASSPRRTNPKELQAVSALSSQYEEKIRPGIDLIDSLRALGVEKDLALPAIAVIGDQSSGKSSVLEALSGVALPRGSGIVTRCPLELKLKKIQHAQEWKGKIVYSQIEQELTHPSQVEGAVVRAQNAMAGKGLGISHDLISLEISSPDVPDLTLIDLPGIARVAVGDQPKDIGQQILTLIKKYINKQQTINLVVVPSNVDIATTEALKMAQEVDPKGERTLGILTKPDLVDKGTETEVVDVVRNQRVPLKKGYMIVKCRGQRDINDNVGLAAAIQKEKEFFEEHNHFRTLLEESRATIPLLAEKLTQELIEHIHKSLPTLGNQIKRKLEMANVKLQECGQDVPETTEDQMIFLVQKIKHFNQDLINIVEGEEVLIDKRKPRLFTILRQYFNNWQEEVNTNALDVRDIMKDEVQNFENKYRGKELPGFINYKTFEAIVKQHILLLKSPALEMLKDVAEVVRETFTEKASQHFSSFYYLLRAAQSNIEDIKLQQEEAAESLIHTQFKLERVVYCQDNIYSADLRSARVKPGNPTAFVASKQCSMEEMSYHLNAYFSSAGNRLSTQIPLIIQSYVLQDYVEKLQNAMLQLLQDKDQFAVLLQERNDASSMRITLKERIKRLTKARQRLAKFPI encoded by the exons GCAGTAAGTGCCTTGTCCAGCCAATATGAGGAGAAGATCCGCCCAGGTATTGACCTCATTGACTCTCTGAGAGCCCTTGGAGTGGAAAAGGACTTGGCGTTGCCAGCCATTGCTGTGATTGGGGATCAGAGCTCTGGGAAAAGCTCTGTCCTCGAAGCGTTGTCGGGAGTGGCGCTCCCTAGGGGCAGTG GTATTGTTACCAGATGCCCCTTAGAGCTCAAGCTGAAGAAAATTCAGCATGCCCAAGAGTGGAAAGGGAAAATTGTGTATTCGCAAATAGAGCAAGAACTGACTCATCCATCACAGGTGGAAGGTGCAGTGGTAAGAG CTCAGAATGCAATGGCTGGCAAAGGATTGGGCATTAGTCATGACTTAATTAGTCTGGAAATTAGCTCCCCGGATGTTCCAGACCTAACTCTGATTGATCTGCCAGGGATTGCAAGAGTGGCTGTGGGTGACCAGCCTAAAGACATTGGACAGCAG ATCTTGACCTTAATTAAAAAGTATATTAACAAACAACAAACAATCAACTTGGTAGTGGTGCCAAGTAACGTAGATATTGCAACCACggaagcactgaaaatggctcaAGAAGTAGACCCTAAGGGAGAAAGAACACTTG GCATCCTGACAAAACCTGATTTGGTTGACAAGGGAACTGAGACCGAAGTGGTTGATGTAGTCCGCAACCAAAGGGTTCCTCTGAAAAAAGGATACATGATAGTTAAATGTCGTGGGCAAAGAGACATCAATGACAATGTTGGCTTGGCAGCTGCaatccaaaaagaaaaagaattttttgAAGAACACAACCATTTCAG AACTCTTCTGGAAGAAAGCCGAGCTACTATTCCACTTTTGGCAGAGAAGCTTACACAGGAGCTGATAGAACACATTCAT aaatCGCTACCAACTTTAGGAAATCAAATAAAGCGCAAACTTGAGATGGCAAATGTAAAGCTACAGGAATGTGGCCAGGATGTGCCTGAAACTACAGAAGATCAGATGATTTTCCTTGTACAA AAAATCAAACATTTTAATCAAGACCTCATAAACATAGTTGAAGGAGAAGAGGTTTTGATAGATAAGAGAAAACCAAGATTATTCACAATTCTGAGACAATACTTTAATAATTGGCAAGAGGAGGTTAATACAAATGCACTGGATG TAAGAGATATTATGAAAGATGAAGTTCAGAACTTTGAAAATAAATATCGTGGTAAAGAACTCCCAGGATTTATCAATTACAAAACCTTTGAGGCCATTGTAAAACAACACATTTTGTTGCTAAAATCCCCTGCTTTAGAGATGCTGAAGGATGTAGCAG AAGTTGTGAGGGAAACATTTACTGAAAAGGCCAGCCAACACTTCAGCAGTTTTTACTATCTTCTCAGAGCTGCCCAG AGCAATATTGAAGATATAAAACTGCAGCAAGAAGAAGCAGCTGAATCTCTGATCCACACTCAGTTTAAACTAGAAAGAGTTGTATACTGTCAGGACAATATTTATAGTGCAGATTTAAGGAGTGCAAGAGTGAAACCAGGAAATCCTACGGCTTTTGTTGCTTCAAAGCAGTGCTCCATGGAGGAAATGAGTTACCACCTGAATGCCTACTTCAGT AGTGCAGGAAACCGACTTAGTACCCAAATTCCTTTGATCATTCAGTCATATGTTCTCCAAGATTATGTTGAGAAGTTACAGAATGCAATGCTGCAGCTCTTGCAAGATAAAGATCAGTTTGCAGTTCTTCTTCAGGAGCGAAATGATGCCTCCAGTATGAGGATTACTCTAAAGGAAAGAATCAAACGCCTCACGAAAGCTCGACAACGCTTAGCAAAATTTCCCATTTAA